A window of Adhaeribacter arboris genomic DNA:
CGAAGAAGTAGAATTTATTTTTCATTTAGGCGCTCGCACCGATACCACCGAAATTAGTAAAGATATTTTTGATTTACTTAATCTGAATTACTCTAAAAAAGTCTGGGAAGCTTGCTGTGAGTATCAAATTCCGTTGGTTTATGCTTCTTCCGCCGCTACCTACGGGGCGGGTAAGCTTGGCTACGACGATGATGAGGCTATTTTACCTTTGCTCAATCCTTTAAACCCCTACGGCGATTCCAAGCACGAATTTGATAAGTGGGTATTGCAGCAAACGGCAAAACCATTTTTCTGGGCGGGATTAAAGTTTTTTAACGTGTATGGCCCTAACGAATACCATAAAGGCCGAATGGCATCGGTTATTTTTCATGCTTTTAATCAAATAAATGATAATGGCCGTTTAAAACTTTATAAATCGCACCACCCCGATTTTAAAGACGGAGAACAAATGCGGGATTTTGTGTATGTAAAAGATGTGGTAGAAGTTTGTTATTTTCTGATGCATTTGCGACAGCACTCCGGCATTTATAATTTGGGTAGTGGCCGAGCTCGTACGTTTTTAGATTTAGGATTCAACACCTTTTCGGCGATGAATAAAGAAATAAATATTGATTTTGTGGATACCCCATTGGTTATCCGGGATAATTATCAATATTTCACCGAAGCCAATATGCAGAAATTAAAAAATATCGGCTTTACCCGCCCTTTTTACACGCTGGAAGAAGGCATTACGGATTATGTGCAGCAATATTTAATTCCGAATAGATATTTATAATAAAAAAACACCTCCAATTCATAATGGAGGTGTTTTCAAAAAATAGTTAGCAAGAGTTCTTTTAATACAAATTTCTACTAACAATTTGAGGATTTCTAATCGGTCTTCCAGATTAATGCGCATCAACGGGTAATTTCACGTTTTTCTTAAACTTCTGCAGATAAAGTAAGGGAATCGAGCATAGCATAATCATACCAGATATCCAGTAAGCATCCGTATAAGATAAAAGCATAGTTTGTTTCATTACCGTGCCTTCAATGGCGCGATAAGCCGCCGTTTTTGCATCCAGCATGCTATAGCCTTTAGAAATGAAATTTTGCATTAAGCCTTGGAATCGCTGCAAAAAAGCCGGGTTATATTCATTTATATTTACCAGCAAATCATTGCGGTGCATGCCCGAGCGCACGTGAATTAAGGTAGTAAGCAAAGCAATACCAAACGAACCGCCCAATTGCCGCATCATATTATTTAAACCAGTACCTTGCCCTAATTCCTTACCTTTTAAATCCTGAATGGCTAAGGTGGTGAGTGGCACAAATAACAAGGCCATTCCTACTCCCCGAATAGCTAAAGGCCAGAAAAAATCATGCGTGCCGGAAACCAGGGTGGATTTAATAAGCATTTGCGAGAAGATAAAAAACAATAACATACCCACTGTTGCCATAAACTGGGCCGGTACTCCGCGCTGCAGCATTTTTCCCACAAATGGCATCATGAAAATAGTAAATAAACCACCGGGCAATAACAATTCACCCGTTTGCTGGGCCGTAAATCCTAATAAACTCTGACAAAAAACCGGGAACACGAACATCGACCCATATAAACCTAAGCCTAGCACAAACGAAGTAAACATACCCACGCTAAAACTCCGGTGCCGCATAATTTTAAAATTTACGATGGGGTGCTTCGTAACTTTCTCGCGCCAAACGAATAATATGCCACCAATTACCGAGGTAACGGTTAAAACAATAATATAAGGTGCCGCAAACCAGTCTTCCGATTCCCCTTTTTCGAGAACAGTTTGTAAACTACCCACTGCCAGCGCTAGTAAAGCAATACCCCACCAATCAATTGGGTTTCCTTTGCCTTCGCGCGGAGTTTCGCGCACAAAGGTATACGTGGCAAAAGCGGCAATAGCTCCTACAGGTATATTCACGTAAAAAATCCAGGGCCAGGAAAAATTATCGGTAATATATCCTCCTATCGTAGGACCAACGGTTGGACCTACTACGGCTCCCAAACCGAATAAGGCAGTAGCGGTACCAACTTGTTCAGGAGGCCAGGTTTCGAGTAATATGGCTTGGGCCGTAGAAATTAAACCACCGCCCGCTAAACCTTGCAAAATACGAAAGGCAATTAACTCTTCGAGGGTAGTAGCATTGCCGCACAGAAAAGAGGCAATAGTAAAAAGAATTATAGAACCTAAAAAATAATTTTTGCGCCCAAAATAACCTCCTAACCAGCCCGACATAGGCAAAATAATTACGTTGGCTACCCCGTAACCCGTAGTAATCCAGGCAATATCTTCCAGGGTAGCGCCTAAATTACCTTGCATTTGCGGAATGGATACGTTTACAATAGTGGTATCAATCAGCTCCAGTAAAGAGGCAGTAATAACCGTGATGGTAATAACCCATTTTTTTAATCCTGTTTCAGCCATAGTCTATTTTTGGGTAATAACCGAAACTCGTACGCTCATTCCTGGCCGTAAACGCTCCATAATCTCTTTACGAACATTCAGTTTGATTTTTACGGGTACCCGTTGCACCACCTTCACAAAGTTACCGGTGGCATTATCCGGCGGCAATAACGAGAACTTAGCCCCTGTAGCCGGCGAAAAATTGTAAATTTCACCTACTACTTTTTCCTCGGGAAAAGCATCTACTTCGATATTTACTTTTTGGCCGGACCGTAATTTCTCTAATTGCGTTTCTTTAAAATTAGCCGTAACGTACAAACTATTTTCGTTTACAATGGAGAATAAGCTTTGACCGGGCTGGACTAATTGACCTTTTTGCACATTCTTTTTAGAAGCAATGCCACTAGCCGGAGCCGTAATCTGAGCATACGATAATTGCAGTTTTGCAAAATCAATATCCGCCTGACGCTGTTCAATTCCAGTGGAAGTAGCTGCGAGCTGCGAACGAGTGGTACCAACCTGTTGGTTTGCTGCCCGGTACTGGCCTTTTGCTGCATCTAAGTTTGCTTCGGCGGCATCGCGTTCTGCCTTCGCCTGGTCAAACTGTTGTTGCGTAATAGAACCATCCTGAATTAAATTAGCGTATCGCTTATAATCCTGAGTAGCTTTCCAGAGTCGGGCTTGAGCTGCTTCAATATTGGCTCTAGCGGTAGATAAATTAGCGGCTGTCGCAGTAATTTGGGCCTGTGATACATTTACGTTCGCAGTAGTTCCCCGGCGGGCAGCCTCGGCTTGTTCTAATCGGATACGTAAATCGCGGTCATCCAATTTCACTACCACTTGGCCTTGTTTAACCGGCTGGTTTTCTTCAAAGTTAATTTCCTCTACGTACCCTCCTACCCGGGCCACCACCGGACTAATATCCCCATCAATTTGAGCATCGTCGGTATCCACGTGTTTACTGAAATAAATATATTCCCTAATACCGAATATAGCTCCACCTAGTAAAACAAGTCCCAGAATTATAGGAATTACTTTTTTCGATTTCTTTTTTTTCTTTTTTTCGACTACTATTTCTGTCTCCATGACACTATAAAATTATTTTTGCGAGATTTTTCCGGTTGATTTTAATAAAGTATAATAAGCAATTTGGGCATCGGCGCGGGCCAGCTCTAAGTTTATTTGCGCCTGAAACAGCTCCGATTGCGCATCTACCCGTTCGGTGGCAGTGGCTACTTTGTTTTGGTACTGCGAAGCGGTGGTACGGTCATTTTCCCGGGCCTGTACAATAGAAGTTTCCAGAATTTTAATGCGTTCCAGTGCTTTCACATAGTTTTGGTAATTTTGATTTACTTCGGTTTTAACCTGATCAGTGGTCAGGTCACGGGTAATATCTAATTGCGTTTTCTGAATCCGGGCTTCGCTAATTTTATTTTTATTTTGCCAGATCCGGTCAAAATTCCAGGCTACCGTGGCGGCGGCTGTCACGGGAGCAATAAATCCGTTCGTCTGTGGTAAAAAAGGACCTTTTAAATTAACATAATAAGCATTTGTCCCTACCAGAACTGTTGGCATAGCATCGGCCTTAATAGATTTAATGTTTAAATCCGCTACCTGGCTATTTAAGCTTAGAGATTTTAACTCTTGCCGGTTAGCAAAAGCGGTTTCCATAAAAGAGGTTAAGGCTGGTGCTTCACTGACTGGATTATGTAATTCTTCCGTCTGCAAATCAGTATTATCAGGCAAACCCAACAAAATACCTAAATTGTATACTACAATT
This region includes:
- a CDS encoding HlyD family secretion protein; the protein is METEIVVEKKKKKKSKKVIPIILGLVLLGGAIFGIREYIYFSKHVDTDDAQIDGDISPVVARVGGYVEEINFEENQPVKQGQVVVKLDDRDLRIRLEQAEAARRGTTANVNVSQAQITATAANLSTARANIEAAQARLWKATQDYKRYANLIQDGSITQQQFDQAKAERDAAEANLDAAKGQYRAANQQVGTTRSQLAATSTGIEQRQADIDFAKLQLSYAQITAPASGIASKKNVQKGQLVQPGQSLFSIVNENSLYVTANFKETQLEKLRSGQKVNIEVDAFPEEKVVGEIYNFSPATGAKFSLLPPDNATGNFVKVVQRVPVKIKLNVRKEIMERLRPGMSVRVSVITQK
- the rfaD gene encoding ADP-glyceromanno-heptose 6-epimerase, yielding MIVVTGAAGFIGSCLVSRLNADNFNDIIVVDNFSIAKKENNLQGKKIKRYVDRNDFFDWLTSNYEEVEFIFHLGARTDTTEISKDIFDLLNLNYSKKVWEACCEYQIPLVYASSAATYGAGKLGYDDDEAILPLLNPLNPYGDSKHEFDKWVLQQTAKPFFWAGLKFFNVYGPNEYHKGRMASVIFHAFNQINDNGRLKLYKSHHPDFKDGEQMRDFVYVKDVVEVCYFLMHLRQHSGIYNLGSGRARTFLDLGFNTFSAMNKEINIDFVDTPLVIRDNYQYFTEANMQKLKNIGFTRPFYTLEEGITDYVQQYLIPNRYL
- a CDS encoding DHA2 family efflux MFS transporter permease subunit translates to MAETGLKKWVITITVITASLLELIDTTIVNVSIPQMQGNLGATLEDIAWITTGYGVANVIILPMSGWLGGYFGRKNYFLGSIILFTIASFLCGNATTLEELIAFRILQGLAGGGLISTAQAILLETWPPEQVGTATALFGLGAVVGPTVGPTIGGYITDNFSWPWIFYVNIPVGAIAAFATYTFVRETPREGKGNPIDWWGIALLALAVGSLQTVLEKGESEDWFAAPYIIVLTVTSVIGGILFVWREKVTKHPIVNFKIMRHRSFSVGMFTSFVLGLGLYGSMFVFPVFCQSLLGFTAQQTGELLLPGGLFTIFMMPFVGKMLQRGVPAQFMATVGMLLFFIFSQMLIKSTLVSGTHDFFWPLAIRGVGMALLFVPLTTLAIQDLKGKELGQGTGLNNMMRQLGGSFGIALLTTLIHVRSGMHRNDLLVNINEYNPAFLQRFQGLMQNFISKGYSMLDAKTAAYRAIEGTVMKQTMLLSYTDAYWISGMIMLCSIPLLYLQKFKKNVKLPVDAH